The following proteins come from a genomic window of Triticum aestivum cultivar Chinese Spring chromosome 6A, IWGSC CS RefSeq v2.1, whole genome shotgun sequence:
- the LOC123127858 gene encoding autophagy-related protein 13a: protein MASLSDSGGGGGGGRSGAELMVPQFHLKALHAILAARAPRPIAPAPASAAVRRRDRWFHLPLHGPPAAEHVPEPALGEPVVVDVYLAPSAGGEEEEVVERWTVACEPWAPGERAAAEAGEGLAVNRAYKRCITLLRSLYTTLRLLPAYRVFRTLCASGQGYNYEMGHRVGSFAAPFSRADEAAMRTRGFPAVETHLGRLVVSVQYLPTLAAYNFEITSLSSAMLITDYVGSPAAEPMRSFPSSLTEGASSALPLPSRRPNSWASPAGAYWPQSPGQHAKFSPPPTLYAASPTPSPPTFGGGYLQSRLSGETAPMSIPQAGGGRGPVQYRNMSDPSRGFMLPPPSPKSVRGEARSHESLTESGRSSRKAEGLRMADLYANLPAAPKTKDSREESGRFSGVFSSSGSPRHGISRSSSRLSTQDDTDDAYLPFAVDDVDAPDSRPGSSGGREDQSGTSSHKSQDAAVGYLVHLLRSARPLRDPSNSSLTSRAESTEAGNTSSFMSRRTSDAFEELESFKDIKENLLSRSRSRMQDSFDRS, encoded by the exons ATGGCGAGCCTGTCGGActctggcggtggcggcggcggcggccggtccGGCGCGGAGCTGATGGTGCCGCAGTTCCACCTCAAGGCGCTGCACGCCATCCTCGCCGCGCGCGCGCCGCGGCCGATCGCGCCGGCaccggcgtcggcggcggtgcgGAGGCGGGACCGGTGGTTCCACCTGCCGCTCCACGGGCCGCCCGCGGCGGAGCACGTCCCGGAGCCGGCCCTCGGGGAGCCGGTCGTGGTGGACGTGTACCTGGCCCCGtcggccggcggggaggaggaggaggtggtggagaggTGGACGGTGGCGTGCGAGCCCTGGGCGCCGGGGGAGAGGGCGGCCGCCGAGGCGGGGGAAGGGCTGGCCGTCAACAGGGCCTACAAGCGCTGCATCACGCTGCTCAGGTCGCTCTACACCACGCTCCGCCTCCTCCCGGCGTACCGGGTCTTCCGCACCCTCTGCGCCTCCGGCCAGGGCTACAACTACGAGATGGGCCACCGCGTCGGCTCCTTCGCCGCCCCCTTCTCCCGCGCCGACGAGGCGGCCATGCGCACCCGCGGCTTCCCCGCCGTCGAGACCCACCTCGGCCGCCTGGTCGTGTCCGTCCAGTACCTCCCCACCCTCGCCGCCTACAACTTCGAGATCACGTCTCTCTCCTCCGCCATGCTCATCACCGATTACGTCGGGAGCCCGGCAGCGGAGCCTATGCGCTCCTTCCCGTCCTCGCTCACAGAGGGTGCCAGCTCGGCCTTGCCGCTGCCCTCACGGCGCCCAAACAGCTGGGCGTCGCCTGCTGGTGCCTACTGGCCGCAGTCGCCCGGGCAGCACGCCAAGTTCTCACCGCCCCCAACGCTGTACGCGGCCTCTCCCACGCCATCTCCTCCCACGTTCGGTGGCGGCTACCTGCAGTCGCGGCTGAGCGGGGAGACCGCGCCAATGAGCATACCGCAAGCGGGCGGAGGGAGGGGCCCTGTCCAGTATCGGAACATGTCCGATCCCAGCAGGGGGTTCATGCTGCCTCCACCTTCACCCAAGAGCGTGCGAGGAGAGGCACGGTCGCACGAGTCACTCACAGAGAGCGGCCGCTCATCCCGGAAGGCAGAGGGGCTCCGGATGGCCGATCTCTACGCTAACTTGCCTGCTGCTCCAAAG ACTAAGGACAGTAGGGAGGAATCTGGTAGGTTCTCAGGTGTTTTCTCCTCTAGTGGTTCCCCACGACATGGGATTTCAAGAAGTTCAAGCAGACTGTCTACACAGGATGATACTGATGATGCATATCTTCCTTTTGCTGTGGATGATGTCGATGCACCTGATTCCAGACCTGG GAGCAGTGGTGGTAGGGAGGACCAGTCGGGTACGTCCTCCCATAAATCGCAAGATGCTGCTGTTGGCTATCTTGTCCATCTGCTGAGGTCTGCACGTCCGTTGCGAGATCCTAGCAATTCATCTCTTACATCAAGGGCCGAATCCACTGAAGCAGGCAACACCAGCTCGTTCATGTCCCGTAGAACGTCTGATGCATTCGAGGAGCTTGAATCTTTCAAAGATATAAAGGAGAACCTGCTCTCCCGTAGTAGATCTAGAATGCAAGATTCATTCGATAGATCCTAA